A portion of the Chaetodon trifascialis isolate fChaTrf1 chromosome 7, fChaTrf1.hap1, whole genome shotgun sequence genome contains these proteins:
- the faxcb gene encoding failed axon connections homolog isoform X2: MNVFLHFRSCSRDYGGIMSVLGSDSWWKKTLYITGGALLAAAAYLLHELLAIRKEQELDSKDAIILHQFSRPKNGVPSLSPFCLKIETYLRMLDLPYQNYFDGKLSPQGKMPWMEYNHEQASGSEFIVDFLEEKLGANLNKNLTPQERAVSRAVTKMVEEHLYWTIAYCQWVDNLEETQKLLAMSGPLSDTLKWLLSHLNGSMVRREMYGHGIGRFSKEEVYALMEKDMRTLATLLGDKKYFMGSKMSTLDATVFGHLAQAMWTLPGTRPEQLIKGELINLAMFCERMRRRFWPEWFVEVEDLYYDGDSESSGGGSPTGLLDFGLFSRTDTLDDSDGSSHSAGHTHTHSPDSDHSLFDSDVGTGSDNDIQLKEELMPDLEV; this comes from the exons ATGAACGTCTTCCTCCACTTCCGCAGCTGCTCCAGA GACTACGGAGGCATCATGTCGGTTCTGGGCTCGGACTCCTGGTGGAAGAAGACCCTATACATCACCGGGGGGGCCCTACTGGCTGCTGCAGCCTACCTACTGCATGAACTGCTCGCCATCAG gaaggagcaggagctggactCTAAAGACGCCATCATCCTCCATCAGTTCTCCAGGCCAAAGAATGGCGTGCCCAGCCTCTCACCCTTCTGCCTCAAAATAGAGACGTACCTGCGCATGTTGGATCTCCCCTACCAG AACTACTTTGATGGGAAGCTGTCGCCGCAGGGTAAGATGCCGTGGATGGAGTACAACCACGAGCAGGCGTCAGGGTCCGAGTTCATCGTAGACTtcctggaggagaagctgggCGCCAACCTCAACAAGAACCTCACCCCGCAGGAGAGAGCCGTGTCCCGAGCTGTCACCAAAATGGTCGAGGAGCACCTCTACTG GACGATAGCCTACTGCCAGTGGGTGGACAACCTGGAGGAAACTCAGAAGCTTCTGGCGATGAGCGGCCCTCTGAGCGACACCCTGAAGTGGCTGCTGAGCCACCTGAACGGCAGCATGGTGCGCAGGGAGATGTACGGCCACGGCATCGGACGCTTCTCTAAGGAGGAGGTCTACGCTCTGATGGAGAAGGACATGAGGACACTGGCCACGCTGCTGG GAGATAAGAAGTACTTTATGGGCTCTAAGATGTCAACATTAGATGCAACGGTGTTTGGGCATCTAGCCCAGGCGATGTGGACTCTGCCCGGGACAAGACCAGAGCAGCTCATCAAAG GAGAGCTGATCAACCTGGCCATGTTCTGCGAGCGGATGCGGAGGAGGTTTTGGCCCGAGTGGtttgtggaggtggaggatcTTTATTATGACGGAGACAGTGAGAGCAGTGGCGGCGGCTCCCCTACAGGCTTACTGGACTTTGGCCTCTTCTCCAGGACTGACACTCTGGACGACAGCGACGGCAGCAGCCACTCAGccggacacacgcacacacactcccccgACTCCGACCACTCGCTCTTTGACTCAGACGTGGGCACGGGATCTGACAATGACATTCAGCTTAAGGAGGAGTTAATGCCCGACCTGGAGGTTTGA
- the faxcb gene encoding failed axon connections homolog isoform X1 → MYWAAGFASSRPCVVELGRNHSLPLGLCGSEQQQSLYGYIIAFPLQDYGGIMSVLGSDSWWKKTLYITGGALLAAAAYLLHELLAIRKEQELDSKDAIILHQFSRPKNGVPSLSPFCLKIETYLRMLDLPYQNYFDGKLSPQGKMPWMEYNHEQASGSEFIVDFLEEKLGANLNKNLTPQERAVSRAVTKMVEEHLYWTIAYCQWVDNLEETQKLLAMSGPLSDTLKWLLSHLNGSMVRREMYGHGIGRFSKEEVYALMEKDMRTLATLLGDKKYFMGSKMSTLDATVFGHLAQAMWTLPGTRPEQLIKGELINLAMFCERMRRRFWPEWFVEVEDLYYDGDSESSGGGSPTGLLDFGLFSRTDTLDDSDGSSHSAGHTHTHSPDSDHSLFDSDVGTGSDNDIQLKEELMPDLEV, encoded by the exons ATGTACTGGGCTGCTGGCTTCGCCTCTTCCCGGCCGTGCGTGGTTGAACTCGGGAGGAATCACAGCCTGCCCCTCGGACTGTGCGGCtccgagcagcagcagtctTTGTATGGCTATATCATCGCCTTCCCTTTGCAGGACTACGGAGGCATCATGTCGGTTCTGGGCTCGGACTCCTGGTGGAAGAAGACCCTATACATCACCGGGGGGGCCCTACTGGCTGCTGCAGCCTACCTACTGCATGAACTGCTCGCCATCAG gaaggagcaggagctggactCTAAAGACGCCATCATCCTCCATCAGTTCTCCAGGCCAAAGAATGGCGTGCCCAGCCTCTCACCCTTCTGCCTCAAAATAGAGACGTACCTGCGCATGTTGGATCTCCCCTACCAG AACTACTTTGATGGGAAGCTGTCGCCGCAGGGTAAGATGCCGTGGATGGAGTACAACCACGAGCAGGCGTCAGGGTCCGAGTTCATCGTAGACTtcctggaggagaagctgggCGCCAACCTCAACAAGAACCTCACCCCGCAGGAGAGAGCCGTGTCCCGAGCTGTCACCAAAATGGTCGAGGAGCACCTCTACTG GACGATAGCCTACTGCCAGTGGGTGGACAACCTGGAGGAAACTCAGAAGCTTCTGGCGATGAGCGGCCCTCTGAGCGACACCCTGAAGTGGCTGCTGAGCCACCTGAACGGCAGCATGGTGCGCAGGGAGATGTACGGCCACGGCATCGGACGCTTCTCTAAGGAGGAGGTCTACGCTCTGATGGAGAAGGACATGAGGACACTGGCCACGCTGCTGG GAGATAAGAAGTACTTTATGGGCTCTAAGATGTCAACATTAGATGCAACGGTGTTTGGGCATCTAGCCCAGGCGATGTGGACTCTGCCCGGGACAAGACCAGAGCAGCTCATCAAAG GAGAGCTGATCAACCTGGCCATGTTCTGCGAGCGGATGCGGAGGAGGTTTTGGCCCGAGTGGtttgtggaggtggaggatcTTTATTATGACGGAGACAGTGAGAGCAGTGGCGGCGGCTCCCCTACAGGCTTACTGGACTTTGGCCTCTTCTCCAGGACTGACACTCTGGACGACAGCGACGGCAGCAGCCACTCAGccggacacacgcacacacactcccccgACTCCGACCACTCGCTCTTTGACTCAGACGTGGGCACGGGATCTGACAATGACATTCAGCTTAAGGAGGAGTTAATGCCCGACCTGGAGGTTTGA
- the pnisr gene encoding arginine/serine-rich protein PNISR: MWDQGGQPWPQWPLSQQQWMQSFQHQQDPGQVDWAALAQAWIAQKESTGAEQQNIQPNGQDIPGLEPVGQSNHGAFQGDPAFGRMWQPEWGIHGQPPPPPPPEQAWIPPGSGPMDVVKPSEDSNSQDSVEFNSEAHHGVYPQNSHGYGAQPDSYAMAPMAMNQFDYQHGAASSFAPAPAGFHSPYWQGPPQNRRDARPPGFRDRPRSPIQLPVKQEAPAPLDAVKRRTLPAWIREGLEKMDREKQKKLERERMEKERAKMAKDDGKEHEADEEGDGPRVPRKSKFDSDDEGNDDNDDEEKTSMKKEFAGLSPSPLAEDSEPEMTEEEKEFQLMIITKTLLTEILLEVTNEEIQHVAKEAHRKATRAPAKQLAQSSALASLTGLSGLGDYGSDESEDDNDRSVRGSESSDTDEEELRHRIREKQDAFRRKEREMLQLQEKQAQEALLAREEMVKERLSREKGEYDEGQPENPHKQEVKEREAEPLVERRRSRSEKEDSESKRVGRGKERSGRGGSDSPANGHSSSSRSTSSHSSRRSSSSSSSSSASSRSSSRSSSPRRKRRRSRSSSHKAHWRSRSHSPHRHRSDRSEKGRDRRRSSAERSGRHKKERSDSRERRSRRSRSRSRERDRGRARARDSRSRSRDRDREKEKDRGKERKRSRDGRDSSHSRSSKHKQKASSKDRERRRERSHSHEKDKKKKDKDREKESDRKKEKPKTKEKEKEKEKEKGSFVGTEENGKSKKRKDSDSCTDSQSDKHSRQDSRSSKKGSARGSKRRSDSDSSRSPTPEVSKEKKSKKSKRSRSRSTEKSHKSGKKASRKHKSKSRSRSTSPSRRSRR; encoded by the exons ATGTGGGATCAGGGAGGACAGCCCTGGCCACAGTGGCCTCTGAGCCAGCAGCAATGGATGCAGTCTTTCCAGCACCAGCAAGATCCAG GTCAAGTGGACTGGGCTGCCCTGGCACAGGCATGGATAGCCCAGAAAGAGTCAAcaggtgcagagcagcagaacatTCAGCCCAATGGCCAGGACATCCCAGGCCTAGAACCTGTCGGACAGAGCAACCACGGCGCCTTCCAGGGTGACCCAGCATTTGGCAGAATGTGGCAGCCAG AATGGGGAATACATGgccagccccctcctcctccaccccctgaGCAGGCCTGGATCCCTCCAGGTTCAGGACCGATGGATGTGGTGAAACCCAGTGAGGACAGCAACAGCCAGGACAGCGTGGAGTTCAACTCTGAAGCCCACCACGGGGTTTACCCCCAGAACAGCCATGGGTATGGGGCACAGCCCGACAGCTACGCCATGGCCCCCATGGCCATGAACCAGTTTGATTATCAG CATGGAGCTGCCTCGTCCTttgcacctgcacctgcaggcTTTCACTCCCCATACTGGCAGGGTCCTCCACAGAACAGACGGGATGCCAGACCACCTGGGTTCAGAGACCGGCCCAGATCCCCTATCCAGCTCCCTGTCAAGCAGGAGGCCCCGGCACCACTAG ATGCTGTGAAAAGGCGCACACTACCTGCATGGATCCGAGAGGGCCTTGaaaagatggacagagagaagcagaagaagctgGAGCGAGAGCGAATGGAGAAAGAGCgtgcaaaaatggcaaaagatGACGGCAAAGAGCACGAGGCAGACGAAGAAGGTGATGGGCCACGAGTGCCCCGCAAGAGCAAATTT GACAGTGATGACGAGGGGAATGACGACAATGATGACGAAGAAAAGACCTCCATGAAGAAAGAGTTTGCTGGCCTTAGCCCATCGCCTCTTGCAGAGGACAGTGAACCTGAAatgactgaggaggaaaaagaatTCCAGCTG ATGATCATCACAAAAACACTTCTCACAGAGATCCTTCTTGAGGTCACTAATGAAGAGATCCAACACGTGGCCAAAGAGGCTCATCGGAAAGCCACTCGAG CTCCTGCAAAACAGCTGGCACAGTCAAGTGCACTGGCTTCTCTGACCGGTCTCA GTGGGCTTGGTGACTATGGTTCAGATGAGAGTGAGGATGACAACGACCGCAGTGTGCGAGGGTCTGAATCCTCCGACACAGACGAGGAGGAGTTGCGGCACCGCATTCGGGAGAAGCAGGACGCCTTCCGCCGGAAAGAGCGggagatgctgcagctgcaagaaaaacaagcacaagAGGCTCTGCTTGCACGCG AAGAGATGGTGAAGGAGAGATTGagcagagaaaagggggagTATGATGAGGGCCAGCCAGAGAAcccacacaaacaggaagtaaaagAGAGGGAGGCGGAGCCCTTGGTAGAGAGGCGTAGGTCCCGTAGTGAGAAGGAGGATAGTGAGAGCAAGCGCGTAGGCAGAGGGAAGGAGCGATCAGGGCGCGGCGGGAGCGACTCCCCAGCCAAcggtcacagcagcagctcccgctccacctccagccacagcagccgtcgttcttcctcttcctcctcttcttcctctgcatcttCCCGCAGTTCCTCTCGATCCTCCTCCCCACGAAGGAAGAGGAGGCGTAGCCGCTCCTCCTCTCACAAGGCTCACTGGCGCAGCCGCAGCCACAGCCCCCACAGGCACCGCAGCGATCGTAGTGAGAAGGGCAGGGACAGAAGGAGGAGCAGCGCTGAGAGATCAGGCCGCCACAAGAAAGAGCGCAGTGATTCCAGGGAGCGCAGGAGCCGCAGGAGTAGATCCAGAtccagggagagagacaggggcagAGCCAGGGCCAGAGACAGCCGCAGtcgcagcagagacagagacagagaaaaggagaaagacagagggaaggagaggaaaaggagccGGGATGGCAGAGACAGCAGTCACAGTcgcagcagcaaacacaaacagaaggcctccagcaaagacagagagaggaggagggaaaggagtcATAGCCatgagaaagacaagaaaaagaaggataaggacagggagaaagagtcagacaggaagaaggAAAAGCCAAAGaccaaagagaaagaaaaggagaaggaaaaggaaaaaggaagctTTGTGGGGACAGAGGAGAATGGTAAATcgaagaaaaggaaagacagcGACTCGTGCACAGACTCTCAGAGTGACAAGCACTCCCGGCAGGATAGCAGATCCAGCAAGAAGGGCTCCGCCAGAGGTAGCAAGAGGCGCTCAGACTCTGACTCTAGTAGATCCCCTACCCCTGAAGTTAGCAAGGAAAAGAAATCCAAAAAATCCAAACGTAGTCGCTCACGGTCGACGGAAAAATCTCACAAGTCTGGTAAGAAGGCAAGCCGCAAACACAAGTCTAAGTCGCGATCAAG GTCAACATCCCCCTCCCGTCGTAGCAGACGCTGA
- the coq3 gene encoding ubiquinone biosynthesis O-methyltransferase, mitochondrial — translation MSWNKLGRLMLAPCGRRAAAACGFSWTAARSPRSVCVRSQRLTSVRSASQTTVDPDEVRRFQSLASKWWDEQGQFAALHAMNDLRVPFIRDHLLSVHTTHHPGKPLAGLKILDVGCGGGLLTEPLGRLGASVLGIDPVGDSIGTAQLHSSSDPDLRDRVSYRACTLEELSAEEEEEEEEEEGPGQFDAIVASEVVEHLANLETFASSCSLMLKPGGSLFITTMNKTSLSYVLAIIAAEQLLRIVPRGTHDWQKFISPEDLERLLESNGFSVQSVQGMLYNPVSGAWSWGNSTAINYALHAVKVRNDPPADQAEDSSSPPADAHS, via the exons ATGTCCTGGAACAAGCTGGGCCGCCTCATGCTGGCGCCGTGCGGCCGCAGAGCCGCCGCTGCTTGCGGCTTCAGCTGGACGGCGGCGCGGTCACCGAGGAGCGTGTGCGTGAGGAGCCAGCGCCTCACCAG TGTTCGCTCAGCCTCCCAAACCACAGTGGACCCGGACGAGGTGAGGAGGTTCCAGTCACTGGCCAGCAAGTGGTGGGACGAGCAGGGACAATTTGCAGCTCTGCATGCCATGAATGACCTGAGGGTGCCTTTTAtaag GGACCATCTGCTGAGTGTGCACACCACGCATCATCCTGGGAAACCACTGGCAGGGCTGAAAATACTGGATGTCGGCTGTGGAGGAGGCCTGCTCACAGAG CCCCTGGGCCGCCTGGGAGCCAGTGTGTTGGGCATAGATCCAGTAGGAGACAGCATCGGCACAGCCCAGCTGCATTCGTCCTCTGACCCGGACCTTCGTGACCGGGTCAGCTACCGGGCCTGCACCCTGGAGGAGctctcagcagaggaggaggaggaggaggaggaggaggaggggccgGGCCAGTTCGATGCCATTGTCGCATCAGAGGTGGTGGAACATCTGGCCAACCTAGAAACATtcgcctcctcctgcagcctcatgCTAAAG CCAGGTGGCTCACTCTTCATCACCACTATGAATAAAACCAGCCTGTCGTACGTGTTGGCCATCATcgcagctgagcagctgctgcgCATCGTTCCCAGGGGGACGCACGACTGGCAGAAGTTCATCAGCCCAGAAGACCTGGAGCGCCTCCTGGAGTCCA ATGGTTTCTCGGTGCAGTCTGTCCAAGGAATGCTGTACAACCCAGTATCTGGAGCGTGGAGCTGGGGTAACAGCACGGCCATCAACTACGCCCTCCACGCTGTCAAAGTGAGGAACGACCCCCCGGCAGACCAGGCTGAGGACAGCAGCTCGCCCCCTGCAGATGCACACAGCTGA